Proteins encoded by one window of Cyanobium sp. NS01:
- a CDS encoding tetratricopeptide repeat protein produces MSWRALATRLSRLLLATGLVLLVWLGSAAAVGADGGAAGAEPDPAAHERLFEQALLASRQGRFGEALPLWDEVLELAPGDAAAWSNRGNVRLALGDAEAAIADQSRAAALDPASPDPHLNRGTAEESLGRWQAAADDYHWILERDPADASALYNLGNVLGSQGDWPAARASFEAASLARPGFAMARSSAALAAFQLGDRAEAEQALRSLIRRYPLFADARAGLTALLWQQGHRGEAESNWAAASGLDPRYRQEEWLRQTRRWPPAPVEALQQFLALS; encoded by the coding sequence ATGAGCTGGCGAGCCCTCGCTACCCGCCTGTCGAGGCTTCTGCTGGCCACCGGGTTGGTGCTGCTGGTCTGGCTGGGCAGCGCTGCCGCTGTTGGCGCCGATGGAGGGGCCGCAGGTGCCGAGCCGGATCCCGCCGCCCACGAGCGGCTGTTCGAGCAGGCTCTGCTGGCCAGCCGCCAGGGACGCTTCGGCGAGGCCCTGCCCCTCTGGGATGAGGTGCTGGAGCTGGCGCCCGGCGACGCCGCCGCCTGGAGCAACCGCGGCAATGTGCGCCTGGCCCTGGGCGATGCCGAGGCGGCGATTGCCGACCAGAGCCGCGCCGCAGCGCTCGATCCGGCCAGCCCCGACCCCCACCTCAACCGCGGCACCGCTGAGGAGTCGCTGGGGCGCTGGCAGGCCGCCGCAGACGATTACCACTGGATCCTGGAGCGTGATCCAGCCGATGCCTCGGCCCTCTACAACCTCGGCAACGTGCTCGGCTCCCAGGGCGACTGGCCAGCGGCCCGGGCCAGCTTCGAGGCGGCGTCGCTGGCCCGGCCGGGCTTTGCGATGGCCCGCTCCAGCGCCGCCCTGGCCGCCTTCCAGCTGGGGGATCGCGCCGAGGCTGAACAGGCGCTGCGCTCGCTGATCCGCCGCTATCCCCTGTTCGCCGACGCCCGCGCCGGCCTCACGGCCCTGCTCTGGCAACAGGGCCACCGCGGCGAGGCCGAGAGCAACTGGGCGGCCGCTTCCGGCCTCGATCCCCGCTACCGCCAGGAAGAATGGTTACGGCAGACGCGGCGCTGGCCGCCCGCTCCGGTGGAGGCTCTCCAGCAGTTCCTGGCCCTCTCCTGA
- a CDS encoding amidohydrolase, with protein sequence MPTSPTPLAATSGQAGGSGAGFSWQCLGLEAELQAVLPELIQLRRHLHRHPELSGHEQQTAALVAGELRRWGWQVREGVGRTGVLAELGPAGPGPGGDPAEPFVVALRVDMDALPVEERTGLDYASTTQGLMHACAHDLHTSVGLGVARLLSAVAQRQPQLLRHRVRLLFQPAEETAQGAAWMKADGAMENVAALFGLHAFPSIPVGTIGVRSGSLTAAAGELEVEVLGEGGHGARPHQSTDAIWIAARVVSGLQEAISRRLDALHPVVVSFGRIEGGKAFNVIADHVRLLGTVRCLDNDVHAQLPAWIEETVHALCRGHGGEARVRYRCISPPVQNDAALTQLVAEAGTEVLGGQQVQWLDQPSLGAEDFAELLDGIRGTMFRLGVAGPDGCTPLHSNTFAPDEGGLAVGVRVLTLSLLRWMERPR encoded by the coding sequence ATGCCCACCAGCCCCACTCCTCTTGCGGCGACCTCTGGCCAGGCCGGCGGCTCCGGCGCCGGCTTCAGCTGGCAGTGCCTGGGCCTGGAGGCGGAGCTGCAGGCCGTGCTGCCGGAGCTGATCCAGCTGCGCCGCCACCTGCATCGCCACCCCGAACTCAGTGGCCACGAGCAGCAGACGGCGGCCCTGGTGGCCGGGGAGCTGCGCCGCTGGGGCTGGCAGGTGCGCGAGGGGGTGGGCCGCACCGGCGTGCTGGCCGAGCTGGGGCCGGCTGGCCCCGGGCCGGGTGGCGATCCCGCCGAGCCCTTCGTGGTGGCCCTGCGGGTGGACATGGATGCCCTGCCGGTGGAGGAGCGCACCGGGCTCGACTACGCCTCCACCACGCAGGGCCTGATGCACGCCTGTGCCCATGACCTCCACACCAGCGTGGGCCTGGGGGTGGCCCGACTGCTCAGCGCAGTGGCCCAGCGGCAGCCCCAGCTGCTGCGCCACCGGGTGCGGCTGTTGTTCCAGCCCGCTGAGGAAACGGCCCAGGGGGCCGCCTGGATGAAGGCCGATGGGGCGATGGAGAACGTGGCGGCCCTGTTCGGTCTGCATGCCTTTCCGAGCATTCCGGTGGGCACGATCGGGGTGCGCAGCGGCAGCCTCACGGCGGCGGCGGGCGAACTGGAGGTGGAGGTGCTGGGGGAGGGGGGCCACGGCGCCAGGCCCCACCAGAGCACCGATGCCATCTGGATCGCGGCCAGGGTGGTGAGCGGGCTGCAGGAGGCGATCTCGCGGCGGCTCGATGCCCTGCATCCGGTTGTGGTGAGCTTTGGTCGGATCGAGGGGGGCAAGGCCTTCAACGTGATCGCCGACCACGTGCGCCTGCTCGGCACGGTGCGCTGCCTCGACAACGACGTGCACGCCCAGCTGCCTGCCTGGATCGAAGAGACCGTCCACGCCCTCTGCCGCGGCCATGGCGGCGAGGCCCGGGTGCGCTACCGCTGCATCTCGCCGCCCGTGCAGAACGACGCGGCCCTCACCCAGCTGGTGGCCGAGGCCGGCACGGAGGTGCTGGGCGGCCAGCAGGTGCAGTGGCTGGATCAGCCCTCCCTGGGGGCGGAGGACTTCGCCGAACTGCTGGATGGCATCCGCGGCACGATGTTCCGCCTGGGGGTGGCCGGACCCGACGGCTGCACACCCCTGCACAGCAACACCTTCGCTCCCGATGAGGGGGGCCTGGCTGTGGGCGTGCGGGTGCTCACCCTGAGCCTGCTGCGCTGGATGGAGCGGCCCCGATGA
- a CDS encoding DUF3188 domain-containing protein, producing MSHPAATRQRPFLYTMLALSAPLLLVVALGVLAQRRGPDRWQAVPALVIGAALLGTSLHSRRRRRRSLLAALRQGRPSARLEP from the coding sequence ATGAGTCATCCCGCTGCCACGCGTCAGCGCCCGTTTCTTTACACCATGCTGGCCCTCTCCGCGCCGCTGCTGCTGGTGGTGGCCCTGGGGGTGCTGGCCCAGCGCCGCGGCCCCGACCGCTGGCAGGCGGTGCCGGCGCTGGTGATCGGCGCGGCCCTGCTTGGCACCAGCCTCCACAGCCGCCGCAGGCGGCGCCGCTCGTTGCTGGCGGCCCTGCGCCAGGGCCGGCCATCCGCCAGGCTGGAACCATGA
- a CDS encoding HEAT repeat domain-containing protein, with the protein MSEASDPRPQNQPADLPALEEAILSGDPSRSMPALVGLREVPDEQAVPLLLRGLEQSAFIVRSLSCAGLGVKQTEAGWEALVQAVHHDEDANVRAEAANALVSYGLERAWPVVLEAFRADTQWLLRCSVLSAVAEHPEARAADLLELAELALADADDTVRVGGTEILGRLVQQSSAPADAGVVERARTLLSGLQQDGDHRVVAAALNGLQGKAAEG; encoded by the coding sequence ATGAGCGAAGCTTCCGACCCCCGCCCCCAGAACCAGCCTGCCGACCTGCCGGCGCTGGAGGAGGCCATCCTCTCCGGTGATCCCTCCCGTTCCATGCCGGCCCTGGTGGGGCTGCGGGAGGTGCCGGATGAGCAGGCCGTGCCGCTGCTGCTGCGGGGGCTGGAGCAGTCGGCCTTCATCGTGCGCTCCCTGAGCTGCGCCGGCCTGGGCGTGAAGCAGACCGAGGCCGGCTGGGAGGCCCTGGTGCAGGCCGTGCACCACGACGAGGACGCCAACGTGCGCGCCGAGGCGGCCAATGCCCTGGTGAGCTACGGGCTGGAGCGGGCCTGGCCCGTGGTGCTCGAAGCCTTCCGGGCCGACACCCAGTGGCTGCTGCGCTGCAGCGTGCTCTCGGCCGTGGCGGAGCACCCCGAGGCGCGGGCGGCGGATCTGCTCGAACTGGCGGAACTGGCCCTGGCCGATGCCGACGACACCGTGCGGGTGGGGGGCACCGAGATCCTCGGCCGCCTGGTCCAGCAGAGCTCGGCCCCGGCTGATGCCGGCGTGGTCGAGCGGGCCAGAACCCTGCTCAGCGGCCTGCAGCAGGACGGCGACCACCGGGTGGTGGCGGCGGCGCTGAACGGACTGCAGGGCAAGGCAGCCGAGGGCTGA
- the thiC gene encoding phosphomethylpyrimidine synthase ThiC, with product MRSAWIEKRRGDANVSQMHYARQGVVTEEMAFVAKRENLPESLVMEEVARGRMIIPANINHPNLEPMAIGIASRCKVNANIGASPNASDLDEEVAKLRLAVKYGADTVMDLSTGGVNLDEVRTAIINASTVPIGTVPVYQALESVHGSIEKLDADDFLHIIEKHCQQGVDYQTIHAGLLIEHLPLVKGRLTGIVSRGGGILAQWMLYHHKQNPLFTRFDDIIEIFKRYDCSFSLGDSLRPGCQHDASDAAQLAELKTLGQLTRRAWEHDIQVMVEGPGHVPMDQIEFNVKKQMEECSEAPFYVLGPLVTDIAPGYDHITSAIGAALAGWHGTAMLCYVTPKEHLGLPNAEDVREGLIAYKIAAHAADLARHRPGARDRDDELSRARYAFDWNRQFELSLDPERAKEYHDETLPADIYKQAEFCSMCGPKHCPMQTKITDEDLAGLEQVLKTQEAAAGQPVGV from the coding sequence ATGCGCAGCGCCTGGATTGAGAAGCGTCGTGGCGACGCCAACGTGTCCCAGATGCACTACGCCCGCCAGGGCGTGGTCACCGAGGAAATGGCCTTCGTGGCCAAGCGGGAGAACCTGCCTGAATCGCTGGTGATGGAGGAGGTGGCTCGGGGCCGGATGATCATCCCCGCCAACATCAACCACCCCAACCTGGAGCCGATGGCGATCGGCATCGCCAGCCGCTGCAAGGTGAACGCCAACATCGGCGCCTCCCCCAACGCCTCCGACCTCGATGAGGAGGTGGCCAAGCTGCGCCTGGCCGTGAAATACGGCGCCGACACGGTGATGGATCTCTCCACTGGCGGTGTCAACCTCGATGAGGTGCGCACGGCGATCATCAACGCCTCCACCGTGCCGATCGGCACCGTGCCTGTGTATCAGGCGCTCGAGAGCGTGCACGGCTCGATCGAGAAGCTCGACGCCGACGACTTCCTGCACATCATCGAGAAGCACTGCCAGCAGGGCGTTGATTACCAGACGATCCATGCCGGCCTGCTGATCGAGCACCTGCCGCTGGTGAAGGGTCGCCTCACCGGCATCGTGAGCCGCGGCGGCGGCATCCTGGCCCAGTGGATGCTCTACCACCACAAGCAGAACCCGCTGTTCACCCGCTTCGATGACATCATCGAGATCTTCAAGCGCTACGACTGCAGCTTCTCGCTGGGCGATTCGCTGCGTCCCGGCTGTCAGCACGACGCCTCCGATGCCGCCCAGCTGGCTGAACTGAAGACGCTGGGTCAGCTCACCCGCCGCGCCTGGGAGCACGACATCCAGGTGATGGTGGAGGGTCCGGGCCATGTGCCGATGGACCAGATCGAGTTCAACGTCAAAAAGCAGATGGAGGAGTGCAGCGAGGCGCCCTTCTACGTGCTCGGCCCGCTGGTGACGGACATCGCCCCCGGCTACGACCACATCACCAGCGCCATCGGCGCCGCCCTGGCCGGCTGGCACGGCACGGCGATGCTCTGCTACGTGACCCCCAAGGAGCACCTCGGCCTGCCCAACGCCGAAGACGTGCGTGAGGGCCTGATCGCCTACAAGATCGCCGCCCACGCCGCCGACCTCGCCCGCCACCGCCCGGGAGCTCGCGATCGCGACGACGAACTCAGCCGCGCCCGCTATGCCTTCGACTGGAACAGACAGTTCGAGCTCAGCCTGGACCCGGAGCGGGCCAAGGAATACCACGACGAAACCCTGCCGGCTGACATCTACAAGCAGGCCGAGTTCTGCTCGATGTGCGGACCCAAGCACTGCCCGATGCAGACCAAGATCACCGATGAGGATCTGGCCGGCTTGGAGCAGGTGCTGAAGACCCAGGAGGCCGCGGCAGGCCAGCCGGTGGGGGTCTGA
- a CDS encoding sodium:proton antiporter codes for MLTIETVELLLLVAAVVAMLARRWRLPYSVGLVLGGILLAWLPFAPDIALTRELIFNAFLPPLIFEAAICIAWPALRKDLPVVLTLATLGVVVSAGVTTLGMHYLAHWSWQAALLFGVLISATDPVSVIATFKEAGVHGRLRELVEAESLLNDSTAAVGFAIAIAFATGATITPLGTVQFLALTIVGGVACGAAVAAALLALAGRTEDPLVEITFTTVAAYGSFLLAEQLEVSGVLATLTAGIMLGNLGPLGAISPKGREAVESFWEYAAFVVNSLIFLLMGMLEAHQNFSRVLLPIGIAIGLVLAGRALSTYGCCVLFGSSPLRVKANHQHVLFWGGLRGALALALALGLPTSLPYRDAVVTTAFAVVAFSVIVQGLSITPLMRGLGEIAPAPSGSPVESSG; via the coding sequence ATGCTCACAATCGAAACAGTTGAGCTTCTGCTGCTGGTGGCGGCCGTGGTGGCCATGCTGGCCCGCCGCTGGCGCCTGCCCTACAGCGTGGGTCTGGTGCTGGGGGGCATCCTGCTGGCCTGGCTGCCCTTCGCTCCTGATATCGCCCTGACGCGGGAGCTGATCTTCAATGCCTTCCTGCCGCCCCTGATCTTCGAGGCGGCGATCTGCATCGCCTGGCCCGCCCTGCGCAAGGACCTGCCGGTGGTGCTCACCCTGGCCACCCTGGGGGTGGTGGTGTCCGCCGGCGTCACCACCCTGGGCATGCACTACCTGGCCCACTGGAGCTGGCAGGCGGCCCTGCTGTTCGGTGTGCTGATCTCGGCCACGGATCCGGTGTCGGTGATCGCCACCTTCAAGGAGGCCGGGGTGCATGGCCGTCTGCGGGAGCTGGTGGAGGCGGAGAGCCTGCTCAACGACAGCACCGCCGCTGTCGGTTTCGCCATTGCGATCGCCTTCGCCACCGGCGCCACGATCACGCCCCTGGGCACCGTCCAGTTTCTGGCACTCACGATCGTGGGTGGGGTGGCCTGTGGCGCCGCCGTGGCCGCGGCCCTGCTCGCCCTGGCCGGCCGCACCGAGGACCCCCTGGTGGAGATCACCTTCACCACGGTGGCGGCCTACGGCTCCTTTCTGCTGGCGGAGCAACTGGAGGTGTCGGGGGTGCTGGCCACCCTCACCGCCGGCATCATGCTGGGCAACCTCGGGCCCCTGGGCGCCATCTCCCCCAAAGGCCGCGAAGCGGTGGAATCCTTCTGGGAGTACGCCGCCTTCGTGGTGAATTCGCTGATCTTCCTGCTGATGGGAATGCTGGAGGCCCACCAGAATTTCTCCCGGGTGCTGCTGCCGATCGGCATCGCCATTGGCCTGGTGCTGGCCGGCCGGGCCCTCTCCACCTATGGCTGCTGCGTTCTGTTCGGTTCGTCGCCGCTGCGGGTGAAGGCCAACCACCAGCACGTGCTCTTCTGGGGCGGCCTGCGCGGTGCCCTCGCCCTGGCGCTCGCCCTGGGCTTGCCCACCAGCCTTCCCTACCGCGACGCCGTGGTGACAACGGCCTTTGCGGTTGTGGCCTTCTCGGTGATCGTGCAGGGGCTGTCGATCACGCCGCTGATGCGGGGGCTTGGGGAGATCGCGCCTGCGCCGTCCGGCAGTCCTGTCGAGTCCTCGGGCTGA